The Zingiber officinale cultivar Zhangliang chromosome 10A, Zo_v1.1, whole genome shotgun sequence genome contains a region encoding:
- the LOC122027130 gene encoding FT-interacting protein 3-like: protein MSNYKLGVEVASAHDLMPKDGQGSSNPCVELHFDGQKFRTTIKEKDLNPVWNECFYFNIADPAFLPELALEAFVYNMNKATHSRSFLGKVRIAGTSFVPLVDAVVLHFPLEKRGIFSHVKGELGLKVFVTNDPSIKASNSLPATDLYTSNVSPSLAHEVPSQVLITQTNLPPENKHESRHTFHSISKEVHEHHSSAPISEPVRYVSDPMKPEPPPPRIVRMYSGSSSQQPVAFALKETNPFLGGGQIVGGRVIRAEKPSSTYDLVEQMHYLFVRVVKARDLPTMDITGSLDPYVEVRVGNYKGITKHFEKNQKPEWNEVFAFARERMQASILEVVVKDKDLLKDDFVGLVRLDLNDVPIRVPPDSPLAPEWYRLEDKKGEKTKGELMLAVWIGTQADESFPDAWHSDAVAPAGTSAVGSHFRSKVYHAPRLWYVRVNIVEAQDVIIADKTRFPDVYVKAQLGNQVLRTRTVQARTFNAFWNEDHMFVVAEPFEDHLILSVQDCVAPNKDEVIGRVVIPLGIIEKRADDRIVHGRWFNLERPVTVDVDQIKKDKFSSRIHLRVCLDGGYHVLDESTNYSSDLRPTAKQLWKPPIGLLELGILKAEGIHPMKTREGKGTSDTYCVAKYGQKWVRSRTIINSPSPRYNEQYTWEVFDPDTVLTVGVFDNCQLGEKGPNGNKDANIGKVRIRLSTLETGRVYTHAYPLLVLHPSGVKKMGELHLAIRFSSTSLINMMCIYSKPLLPKMHYIRPLPMMQQDMLRHQAVQIVAARLSRMEPPLRKEVVEYMSDVHSHLWSMRRSKANFFRLMSVFSGVIAVNKWFRDVCAWRNPITTVLVHILFLMLVCFPELILPTVCLYMFLIGIWNYRYRPRYPPHMNTKISHAEAVNPDELDEEFDTFPTNRSAEFVRIRYERLRSIAGRIQTVVGDLATQGERIQSLLSWRDPRATAIFVVFCLMAALVLYVTPLQVLAALAGFYVMRHPRFRHRLPSAPINFFRRLPARTDSML from the coding sequence ATGAGCAATTATAAATTGGGCGTGGAAGTTGCAAGTGCCCATGACCTTATGCCTAAGGATGGACAGGGTTCTTCCAATCCATGCGTGGAGCTTCATTTTGATGGTCAAAAGTTTCGCACAACAATTAAGGAAAAAGATCTTAATCCTGTATGGAATGAGTGCTTCTACTTCAACATTGCAGATCCTGCCTTTCTCCCTGAGCTTGCTCTTGAAGCTTTTGTGTACAACATGAACAAAGCCACTCATTCCAGATCATTCCTTGGCAAGGTTCGCATTGCTGGAACCTCTTTTGTCCCCCTAGTTGATGCTGTTGTACTCCACTTTCCATTGGAAAAACGTGGTATATTTTCACATGTTAAAGGAGAACTTGGACTTAAAGTATTCGTCACTAATGACCCCTCTATAAAAGCTTCTAATTCCCTCCCAGCTACAGATCTTTATACAAGTAATGTTTCTCCAAGCttagctcatgaagttccttctcAAGTTCTGATTACACAAACAAACCTACCTCCAGAAAATAAACATGAATCAAGGCATACCTTCCATAGTATCTCGAAAGAGGTCCATGAGCACCACTCATCTGCTCCAATCAGTGAACCAGTTAGGTATGTGTCGGATCCTATGAAACCTGAGCCTCCACCTCCCAGAATTGTTAGGATGTACTCAGGATCATCCTCTCAACAACCAGTTGCTTTTGCGCTGAAAGAAACTAACCCTTTCCTAGGTGGGGGTCAGATTGTTGGAGGCCGTGTTATTCGTGCGGAGAAGCCTTCTAGTACATATGATCTTGTAGAACAAATGCACTATCTTTTTGTTCGTGTTGTGAAGGCACGAGATTTACCGACCATGGATATTACTGGAAGCCTTGATCCTTATGTTGAAGTGAGAGTAGGTAATTACAAGGGAATCACAAAACATTTTGAGAAGAATCAGAAGCCAGAATGGAATGAAGTCTTTGCATTTGCTAGAGAGAGGATGCAAGCATCAATTCTTGAAGTCGTGGTCAAAGACAAAGATCTGCTCAAAGATGACTTTGTTGGGTTGGTACGCCTTGATTTAAATGATGTTCCTATACGTGTACCACCAGATAGCCCATTGGCTCCGGAGTGGTACAGGCTTGAGGACAAGAAAGGGGAGAAAACAAAGGGTGAACTCATGCTTGCAGTTTGGATAGGAACCCAGGCTGATGAATCATTTCCTGATGCATGGCACTCTGATGCAGTTGCACCTGCTGGCACCTCTGCTGTTGGCTCTCACTTCAGGTCGAAAGTATATCATGCACCTAGGCTGTGGTATGTTCGGGTCAACATTGTCGAGGCACAAGATGTTATAATTGCTGATAAGACCCGCTTTCCTGATGTTTATGTTAAGGCACAACTTGGAAATCAGGTATTGAGAACGAGAACAGTTCAGGCACGAACATTTAATGCTTTCTGGAATGAAGACCACATGTTTGTGGTTGctgaaccttttgaggatcaccTCATACTTTCTGTACAAGACTGTGTGGCACCAAATAAAGATGAGGTGATTGGTCGTGTTGTTATTCCTTTAGGAATAATAGAGAAACGAGCTGATGACCGCATTGTCCATGGTCGGTGGTTCAATCTTGAAAGGCCAGTCACAGTAGATGTTGATCAGATCAAGAAGGATAAATTTTCGAGCCGGATTCACCTCCGTGTGTGTCTGGATGGAGGATATCATGTGCTTGATGAGTCCACCAATTATAGTAGTGACCTTAGACCAACAGCAAAGCAACTTTGGAAGCCACCAATTGGGTTGCTTGAGCTCGGGATACTTAAAGCAGAAGGGATTCATCCTATGAAGACACGAGAAGGAAAGGGGACATCGGATACCTATTGTGTAGCCAAGTATGGCCAGAAATGGGTGCGATCTCGCACCATCATAAACAGCCCATCTCCGAGATACAATGAGCAGTACACATGGGAAGTGTTTGATCCCGATACAGTTCTTACAGTTGGTGTCTTTGACAATTGCCAACTAGGAGAGAAGGGTCCTAATGGCAACAAAGATGCTAACATTGGCAAAGTTCGCATACGTCTTTCAACCCTTGAAACAGGCCGTGTGTATACACATGCATACCCTCTTCTAGTTTTACACCCTTCCGGCGTCAAGAAGATGGGCGAACTCCACCTTGCTATACGGTTCTCATCTACTTCATTGATTAACATGATGTGCATATACTCAAAACCTTTGCTGCCTAAGATGCATTACATACGGCCTCTACCTATGATGCAACAAGATATGCTGCGGCACCAAGCTGTTCAAATAGTGGCTGCACGACTTAGCAGAATGGAGCCTCCCCTCAGAAAGGAAGTTGTTGAGTACATGTCTGATGTCCACTCCCATCTATGGAGTATGCGCCGAAGCAAAGCTAATTTCTTCAGGCTTATGTCAGTTTTCTCAGGTGTTATTGCAGTGAACAAGTGGTTCCGTGATGTTTGTGCATGGAGGAATCCCATCACCACTGTCTTGGTGCACATTCTGTTTTTAATGCTAGTCTGCTTCCCAGAACTGATACTTCCTACAGTTTGTCTGTATATGTTCCTGATTGGCATTTGGAACTACCGCTATCGTCCTCGTTATCCTCCACACATGAACACAAAAATTTCACATGCAGAAGCTGTGAACCcagatgagcttgatgaggagtTTGATACCTTCCCTACCAACAGGAGCGCTGAATTTGTTCGTATAAGGTATGAACGGCTAAGGAGTATTGCTGGAAGGATACAAACTGTGGTTGGAGATTTAGCAACTCAAGGGGAGAGGATCCAGTCATTGCTTAGTTGGAGAGATCCCCGGGCCACTGCGATATTTGTGGTTTTCTGCTTGATGGCCGCGCTTGTGTTGTATGTGACCCCATTGCAGGTGTTGGCTGCCTTAGCTGGCTTCTATGTGATGAGGCACCCAAGGTTCCGACACAGGTTGCCTTCTGCACCAATAAATTTCTTCAGGAGGTTACCAGCAAGGACAGACAGTATGCTCTAA